The Desulfohalovibrio reitneri genome contains a region encoding:
- a CDS encoding diguanylate cyclase, translated as MAQAACPENGRGQAVLFVEDDAITREDVARTISSVASVVHVAGDGREGLEAYLRLRPEIVVTDLRMPGMDGLDLCRRIRREDPHAYIIVASAYGDMDNLFESINIGVDSFVRKPIETEQLTTALRRAMDDPRRGPGADHRLLDHSPDFLLTTDGERVHYLNRSLRRFLGLDAGSGTDAGGLVNRLLRGKPPGGGRPPENWLRELTSLGERELVLTMDDPMESGDNRAVLVRNRCLPTGNGHAPLFSVSFTDVTHIQRERDFYLDLALKDPLTGTANRARFFDELRRECWRADRYCHPLSLLMFDLDDFKRVNDEFGHRAGDHVLAEVAGLVSARIRKVDIFARYGGEEFFIIAPDTPLPGGTELAEKLRRAIAGHDFGRGVGVTCSFGVVSRLVSEPTQYLLERADSALYRAKLAGKNRTHTAAPR; from the coding sequence ATGGCCCAGGCTGCATGCCCGGAAAACGGGCGGGGACAGGCCGTCCTGTTCGTCGAGGACGACGCCATAACCCGCGAGGACGTGGCGCGGACCATCAGTTCCGTGGCTTCCGTGGTCCATGTGGCCGGGGATGGCCGGGAGGGGCTGGAGGCCTACCTGCGGCTTAGGCCGGAGATCGTGGTCACGGACCTGCGCATGCCCGGCATGGACGGTCTGGATCTGTGCCGCCGCATCCGCCGGGAGGACCCCCACGCCTATATCATCGTCGCCTCGGCCTACGGCGACATGGACAATCTTTTCGAATCCATCAATATCGGCGTGGACAGCTTCGTCCGCAAGCCCATCGAGACGGAACAGCTCACCACCGCCCTGCGCCGGGCCATGGACGACCCAAGGCGCGGCCCCGGGGCGGACCACAGGCTGCTGGACCACAGCCCGGATTTCCTGCTGACCACCGACGGGGAGCGGGTCCACTATCTCAACCGCAGCCTGCGGCGCTTTCTTGGCCTCGACGCCGGGAGCGGGACGGACGCGGGCGGACTGGTCAACCGCCTGTTGCGGGGCAAGCCGCCGGGCGGCGGGCGGCCGCCGGAAAACTGGCTGCGCGAGCTGACCAGCCTGGGCGAGCGTGAACTGGTCCTGACCATGGACGACCCGATGGAATCCGGCGACAATCGCGCCGTGCTCGTCCGCAACCGGTGCCTGCCCACCGGCAACGGCCACGCCCCGCTGTTCAGCGTCTCCTTCACCGACGTCACCCACATTCAGCGCGAACGGGACTTCTACCTGGACTTGGCGCTCAAGGATCCCCTCACCGGCACCGCCAACCGCGCCCGCTTTTTCGACGAGCTGCGGCGCGAGTGCTGGCGGGCGGACCGCTATTGTCACCCCCTTTCCCTGCTCATGTTCGACCTGGACGACTTCAAGCGGGTCAACGACGAATTCGGGCACCGCGCGGGTGATCACGTGCTGGCCGAGGTGGCCGGCCTGGTCTCCGCCCGCATCCGCAAGGTGGACATTTTCGCCCGCTACGGCGGGGAGGAGTTCTTCATCATCGCGCCTGACACTCCATTGCCCGGGGGCACGGAGCTGGCCGAAAAGCTGCGCCGGGCCATCGCGGGCCACGATTTCGGACGCGGGGTGGGCGTCACCTGCTCCTTCGGCGTGGTCTCGCGACTGGTCAGCGAGCCCACCCAGTACCTGCTGGAGCGGGCGGACAGCGCCCTGTACCGGGCCAAGCTGGCGGGCAAGAACCGCACCCACACCGCCGCGCCGCGCTGA
- a CDS encoding discoidin domain-containing protein, which translates to MTIATTINRARYRGDGQAASFPAPFPFFQPDDLEVVRSPADGSGDTTLALEADYAVSGGGPDGGEVVLPAPLADGDHLTIRRVVSPVQVLDLVNLDGFDAELVEREFDRSRMLDQQIMEELSRCLKYPASSGAGSRLTEAGEYMDGVAAARDAAQAARSGAETAESGALDARQAAEAARDLAQRLASAGEDVEVLPGVYSAYHWARLTEDYTRGDAANVLYDDAASGLDAATVQQGLDRAAAGLAERYTAPETDALLAGKEDIDPAILREADIGAKVVAPQARSQAPRQAILTCPTDANGLPDFLADNAGDLEIQASASAPLALSFAEGFGQDGPLDGYLRLTAPLTVPASALTNDTRNHVFINGDGTAGVTTMRPEYGPHRAGVDRVPTMSANSQDGITLSASSVYDSNYEPYMAFNDSIGEQDRWVTQDGVSTGWLQAAFPEARRVDGYTLQCPAASKAGSMPNTWTFEGSDDGATWTELDAQTGVTWTGQEVKRFSLATPGQWRCVRINVTALNGGSVLNIGEMEILGSGDFFDLVRMEMRDSADVVVPRVYGGYCDVDSSGNITGTYSYAPGTFAVRAVNGGANIGTNQRHEEENPFGHGMPIHAVAQIKPEGDEWGHGGFIYNSGNGFGVLGQPYAGNIVVQTGDSSLNSGSKNDGNPFLNAGNESSAPCRIKVWRAF; encoded by the coding sequence ATGACCATCGCCACCACCATCAACCGGGCGCGCTACCGGGGGGACGGCCAGGCCGCCTCCTTCCCCGCGCCCTTTCCCTTCTTCCAGCCGGACGACCTGGAGGTGGTCCGCAGCCCGGCGGACGGCTCGGGCGACACGACCCTGGCCCTGGAGGCGGACTACGCCGTCAGCGGCGGCGGCCCGGACGGCGGGGAGGTGGTCCTGCCCGCCCCCCTGGCCGACGGCGACCACCTGACCATCCGCCGGGTGGTCAGCCCGGTGCAGGTCCTGGACCTGGTCAACCTGGACGGCTTCGACGCCGAGCTGGTGGAGCGGGAGTTCGACCGCTCCCGCATGCTGGACCAGCAGATCATGGAGGAGCTTTCCCGCTGCCTGAAGTACCCCGCCTCCTCCGGCGCCGGGAGCAGGCTGACCGAAGCGGGAGAGTACATGGACGGGGTGGCCGCCGCCCGCGACGCGGCCCAGGCCGCCCGAAGCGGGGCGGAAACCGCCGAGTCCGGCGCGCTGGACGCTCGCCAGGCGGCGGAAGCGGCCCGCGACCTGGCCCAGCGGCTGGCCAGCGCCGGGGAGGACGTGGAGGTGCTGCCCGGCGTCTACTCCGCCTACCACTGGGCCAGGCTGACCGAGGACTACACCCGGGGCGACGCCGCCAACGTGCTCTACGACGACGCGGCCTCCGGCCTGGACGCGGCCACGGTGCAGCAAGGGCTGGACCGGGCCGCGGCCGGGCTGGCCGAGCGGTACACCGCCCCGGAGACCGACGCCCTGCTGGCGGGCAAGGAGGACATCGACCCGGCCATCCTGCGCGAGGCGGACATCGGCGCGAAGGTCGTGGCCCCCCAGGCCCGCTCCCAGGCACCAAGGCAAGCCATCCTCACCTGTCCGACCGATGCGAACGGCCTGCCCGACTTCCTGGCCGACAACGCGGGCGACCTGGAAATCCAGGCGTCGGCCTCCGCTCCCCTGGCCCTGTCCTTCGCCGAGGGGTTCGGCCAGGACGGCCCCCTGGACGGATACCTGCGGCTGACCGCACCGCTGACCGTACCGGCGAGTGCCTTGACGAATGACACGCGGAACCACGTCTTTATCAACGGTGATGGGACGGCTGGCGTGACCACCATGCGGCCCGAGTACGGCCCCCACCGCGCTGGCGTTGACCGTGTTCCCACCATGTCCGCCAACAGCCAGGACGGCATCACCCTGTCCGCGTCCAGCGTCTACGACAGCAACTACGAACCCTACATGGCCTTTAACGACTCCATCGGCGAGCAGGACCGCTGGGTGACGCAGGACGGCGTGTCCACCGGCTGGCTCCAGGCGGCTTTCCCCGAGGCCCGCCGCGTGGACGGCTACACCCTGCAATGCCCCGCCGCCAGCAAGGCAGGCTCCATGCCGAACACCTGGACCTTCGAGGGAAGCGATGACGGGGCCACCTGGACGGAGCTTGACGCGCAAACCGGCGTGACGTGGACCGGCCAGGAGGTGAAGCGGTTCTCTCTCGCCACCCCCGGCCAATGGCGGTGCGTCCGCATCAACGTCACCGCCCTCAACGGCGGCTCTGTCCTGAACATCGGCGAGATGGAAATCCTCGGCTCGGGGGACTTCTTCGACCTCGTCCGCATGGAGATGCGGGATTCCGCAGACGTGGTGGTGCCCCGCGTGTACGGGGGCTACTGCGATGTTGATTCCTCGGGCAACATCACCGGGACGTACAGCTACGCGCCGGGAACCTTCGCCGTGCGCGCGGTCAACGGCGGGGCGAACATTGGCACTAATCAGCGTCACGAGGAAGAGAACCCCTTCGGACACGGCATGCCCATTCACGCGGTGGCGCAAATCAAGCCCGAGGGCGACGAGTGGGGCCACGGCGGGTTCATCTACAACAGCGGCAACGGGTTCGGCGTGTTGGGTCAGCCCTACGCGGGCAACATCGTCGTGCAAACCGGCGACTCATCGCTGAACAGCGGTTCCAAGAACGACGGCAACCCGTTCCTGAATGCGGGCAACGAATCCTCGGCCCCGTGCCGCATCAAAGTATGGAGGGCGTTCTGA
- a CDS encoding major capsid protein, whose product MSASTLRDLSVQYAKKQPRQVDSLTEKAPILDVIPFQEASHGLWNAYEDLTGVSGAGWVDMNALLPSVSADSELKKVDLSIMGGEMEVPEDKARMFGGKEKYFARRMEAVLRQSGTTAESRILYDNFRAFAVDQGRAVSAGAATDDCYSILAVRFEKGVTCGLYSPEGFKRGAMLDVTPINGGGLYKNASGVLVYGVRLKGYFGIQIADERTVGAVCNINAANVPTAAQIDDLLAGVRADPKDTKLLMHPRCKNMLNVYKAGGSATGAGSLQTVPATRDVDRTFEMWNGVPIVTSYNFLEGVEAALSLN is encoded by the coding sequence ATGAGCGCCAGCACCCTGCGCGATCTTTCCGTTCAGTACGCCAAGAAACAGCCCCGTCAGGTGGACAGCCTCACGGAGAAGGCCCCCATCCTGGACGTCATTCCCTTCCAGGAGGCCTCCCACGGCCTGTGGAACGCCTACGAGGACCTCACCGGCGTCTCCGGCGCGGGCTGGGTGGACATGAACGCCCTCCTGCCCAGCGTTTCGGCCGACTCCGAGCTGAAGAAAGTGGACCTGTCCATCATGGGCGGCGAGATGGAGGTGCCCGAGGACAAGGCCCGCATGTTCGGCGGCAAGGAGAAGTACTTCGCCCGCCGCATGGAGGCCGTGCTGCGCCAGTCCGGCACCACCGCCGAGAGCCGCATTCTCTACGACAACTTCCGCGCCTTCGCCGTTGACCAGGGCCGGGCCGTGTCCGCCGGGGCCGCCACCGACGACTGCTACTCCATCCTGGCCGTGCGCTTCGAAAAGGGCGTCACCTGCGGCCTCTACTCCCCGGAGGGCTTCAAGCGCGGGGCCATGCTCGACGTGACGCCCATCAACGGCGGCGGCCTCTACAAGAACGCCTCCGGGGTGCTGGTCTACGGCGTGCGCCTCAAGGGCTACTTCGGCATCCAGATCGCGGACGAGCGCACCGTGGGCGCCGTTTGCAACATCAACGCCGCCAACGTGCCCACCGCGGCCCAGATCGACGACCTCCTGGCCGGAGTGCGGGCCGACCCCAAGGACACCAAGCTGCTCATGCACCCCCGCTGCAAGAACATGCTCAACGTCTACAAGGCCGGGGGCTCCGCCACCGGCGCGGGCAGCCTGCAGACCGTGCCCGCCACCCGCGACGTGGATCGCACCTTCGAGATGTGGAACGGCGTGCCCATCGTCACCTCCTACAACTTCCTGGAGGGCGTCGAGGCCGCCCTCAGCCTCAACTAA
- a CDS encoding FeoA family protein — protein MQPLTSFRSGARVRVEEYAASGCGARCRLCALGLTPGTLVEISGCTGGPCRLRVRGSDLVLGHGLAEKVLASPVD, from the coding sequence ATGCAGCCTTTGACCAGTTTTCGAAGCGGAGCCAGGGTCCGTGTGGAGGAGTACGCCGCCAGTGGGTGCGGCGCCAGGTGCCGGCTGTGCGCCCTGGGGCTGACCCCCGGAACCCTGGTGGAGATTTCCGGCTGCACCGGTGGCCCTTGCCGGTTGCGCGTGCGCGGCAGCGACCTGGTGCTGGGGCACGGCTTGGCCGAGAAGGTGCTGGCCTCCCCTGTGGATTGA
- a CDS encoding FeoA family protein — MAETKGLRQLAKGDRAIVRSIKASGEMGRRIRDMGLVPGSEILVVGRAPLKDPVALRLKNFTLTLRNNEADHITVEPVAPGEQPEEA; from the coding sequence ATGGCCGAGACCAAGGGACTGCGCCAGCTCGCCAAGGGCGACCGCGCCATCGTGCGCTCCATCAAGGCCTCAGGCGAGATGGGCCGCCGCATCCGCGACATGGGGCTCGTGCCCGGCTCGGAAATCCTGGTGGTGGGCCGCGCTCCCCTCAAGGATCCCGTGGCCCTGCGCCTGAAGAACTTCACCCTCACCCTGCGCAACAACGAGGCCGACCACATCACCGTGGAACCCGTGGCACCCGGCGAACAGCCCGAGGAAGCCTGA
- a CDS encoding portal protein, which translates to MASGKETLRLARDTARRLEDARRPWLEHAREVAEHVAPDKGCFPGQSGPGEKRMGRVIDSTATRAAQIMAAGLHGGLTSPARPWFRLSLSDPDLMERGPVRDWLAACENRLYAAYRRSGFYQAAHALYLELGVFGSACLLAESDPERSLRFTCLTFGEFAWSEGSSGMIDTVARRREVPVRVLAERYGRDRLSESARRLLDKDQGDERVEVVHLTMPREDSVRAPGKPFAAYAFEEGGGELLSEGGFDEFPYLCPRWDVTGSEEYGRGPGMTVLPDVKMLQEMAKGRLQAVHMGLRPPMRVPSKYARRLNLIPGGQNYVNPQQADGLAPLYETRVPLAEVSHVIEDVRAAIRAGFFNDLFLMISNVDRSGVTATEVMEKQAEKLLMLGPIVERLQSEMLDPLTTRVFRLLLRSGELPRPPAELAEYAKQGGRLKAEYVSTLAQAQKMAGSQSILSMLSMVGNVAGLAPDALDKIDFEQALDELARSTGVPASVVRPDEQVAAMRKEKAEAARAQAQAQAQAQAAETSVRQGKELVQAAKTLSEIDTDGDNALTRLTEVLT; encoded by the coding sequence GTGGCAAGCGGCAAGGAAACCCTGCGCCTGGCGCGGGACACCGCCCGCCGGCTGGAGGACGCGCGCCGGCCCTGGCTGGAGCACGCCCGCGAGGTGGCCGAGCACGTGGCCCCGGACAAGGGCTGCTTTCCCGGCCAGTCCGGTCCCGGGGAGAAGCGCATGGGCCGGGTCATCGACTCCACCGCCACCCGCGCGGCCCAGATCATGGCCGCGGGGCTGCACGGCGGGCTGACCTCCCCGGCGCGGCCCTGGTTCCGCCTCTCCCTGTCCGACCCGGACCTCATGGAGCGCGGCCCGGTGCGGGACTGGCTGGCGGCCTGCGAAAACCGGCTCTACGCGGCCTACCGCCGCTCCGGCTTCTACCAGGCGGCCCACGCCCTGTACCTGGAGCTGGGGGTCTTCGGCTCGGCCTGCCTGCTGGCGGAGTCCGACCCGGAACGCTCCCTGCGCTTCACCTGCCTGACCTTCGGCGAGTTCGCCTGGAGCGAGGGCTCCTCCGGCATGATCGACACAGTGGCCCGGCGGCGGGAGGTGCCCGTGCGGGTGTTGGCCGAGCGCTACGGCCGCGACCGCCTCTCCGAGAGCGCCAGGCGGCTGCTGGACAAGGACCAGGGCGACGAGCGGGTGGAGGTGGTCCACCTGACCATGCCCCGCGAGGACAGTGTGCGCGCACCGGGCAAACCGTTCGCTGCCTACGCCTTCGAGGAGGGCGGGGGGGAGCTGCTCAGCGAGGGGGGCTTCGACGAGTTCCCCTACCTCTGCCCGCGCTGGGACGTGACCGGGTCGGAGGAATACGGCCGGGGTCCGGGCATGACCGTGCTGCCCGACGTGAAGATGCTGCAGGAGATGGCCAAGGGCCGCCTGCAGGCCGTGCACATGGGGCTGCGCCCGCCCATGCGGGTGCCCTCCAAGTACGCCCGCAGGCTGAACCTCATCCCCGGCGGGCAGAACTACGTCAACCCGCAGCAGGCGGACGGCCTGGCCCCGCTGTACGAGACCCGCGTGCCCCTGGCCGAGGTGAGCCACGTCATCGAGGACGTGCGGGCGGCCATCAGGGCGGGCTTCTTCAACGACCTCTTCCTGATGATCTCCAATGTGGACCGCAGCGGGGTCACGGCCACCGAGGTCATGGAGAAGCAGGCCGAGAAGCTGCTCATGCTGGGGCCCATCGTGGAGCGGTTGCAATCGGAGATGCTGGACCCTCTGACCACCAGGGTCTTCCGGCTGCTGCTGCGCTCGGGCGAGCTGCCCCGGCCCCCGGCGGAGCTGGCGGAGTACGCCAAACAGGGCGGCAGGCTCAAGGCGGAGTACGTCTCCACCCTGGCCCAGGCCCAGAAAATGGCCGGGTCGCAGTCCATCCTGTCCATGCTGTCCATGGTGGGCAACGTGGCCGGGCTGGCCCCGGATGCCCTGGACAAGATCGACTTCGAGCAGGCCCTGGACGAGCTGGCCCGCTCCACCGGGGTGCCCGCCTCTGTGGTGCGGCCGGACGAACAGGTGGCGGCCATGCGCAAGGAGAAGGCCGAAGCTGCCAGGGCGCAGGCCCAGGCCCAGGCGCAAGCCCAGGCCGCGGAAACGAGCGTGCGCCAGGGCAAGGAGCTGGTGCAGGCGGCCAAGACCCTCTCGGAGATCGACACCGATGGGGACAACGCCCTGACCCGGCTGACGGAGGTGCTGACGTGA
- a CDS encoding cytochrome c3 family protein — MRHMKLAWLAGLAAVCFFAAGVVAAEMPGMVTIDTPEGEKPRTTWIKGSDFDHDLHAMVADCQTCHHMAPSSDPADIVSCRECHYDTQSNDPSSYYAAWHAPAEASCVGCHRQMGLDYSCKGACHDSPRG, encoded by the coding sequence ATGCGTCACATGAAGTTGGCCTGGCTCGCCGGACTCGCCGCGGTCTGCTTCTTCGCCGCCGGAGTCGTGGCCGCCGAGATGCCCGGCATGGTCACCATCGACACCCCGGAAGGCGAGAAGCCCCGCACCACCTGGATCAAGGGCTCCGATTTCGACCATGACCTGCACGCCATGGTTGCCGACTGCCAGACCTGCCACCACATGGCCCCCAGTTCCGACCCGGCGGATATCGTGTCCTGCCGCGAGTGCCACTACGACACCCAGTCCAACGACCCCAGTTCCTACTACGCCGCCTGGCACGCTCCCGCCGAGGCGAGCTGTGTCGGCTGCCACCGGCAGATGGGCCTGGACTATTCCTGCAAGGGCGCCTGCCACGATTCCCCCCGCGGGTAG
- a CDS encoding Fur family transcriptional regulator — protein sequence MREETIREQEESFKEYLGRNGLKVTPQRMRILDVFLRRRGHLTSEELHNLARQEDPSLGQATVYRTLKLLADSGLAREVDFSDGAVRYERAADQEHHDHLICERCRRTVEVADERIERLQEELAREHGFLLTGHSMYLYGLCPACRAEDDESRE from the coding sequence ATGCGCGAGGAAACGATCCGCGAACAGGAAGAGTCCTTCAAGGAATACCTGGGCCGCAACGGCCTCAAGGTCACGCCCCAGCGCATGCGTATCCTGGACGTCTTTCTGCGGCGCCGGGGACACCTGACCAGCGAAGAGCTGCACAACCTGGCCCGCCAGGAGGACCCCTCCCTGGGCCAGGCCACGGTCTACCGCACCCTCAAGCTGCTGGCCGACTCCGGGCTTGCGCGGGAGGTGGATTTCTCCGACGGTGCGGTGCGCTACGAGCGCGCCGCCGACCAGGAGCACCACGACCACCTCATCTGTGAACGGTGCCGCCGCACCGTGGAGGTGGCGGACGAGCGCATCGAGCGGCTGCAGGAGGAACTGGCCAGGGAACACGGCTTCCTCCTCACCGGCCACAGCATGTACCTCTACGGCCTCTGCCCCGCCTGCCGGGCCGAGGACGACGAATCACGGGAATAA
- a CDS encoding terminase large subunit domain-containing protein, giving the protein MTAKRDLLAEKARLLEEQARRARGRRLFGYYPDEGPLARSGYPRHMEFFRLGADHRQRLMLAANRVGKTEGVGGYELALHLTGLYPDWWEGRRFHRPIRAWAAGDTSETTRDILQRVMLGEPGEPGTGLIPSDSLRQVVRRGGGVADAVDRVRVAHVSGGTSTLKFKSFDQKRRSFQGTAQDVVWLDEEPPMDVYAECLMRTMTTGGLVMLTFTPLLGLSEVVLSFLPGGEAPAPGQGENGTGKAVVAATWDDAPHLSPEAREELWAACPPHQREARSRGVPRLGAGAVYPVAEDEVKVEDFPIPPHWPRAFGLDVGWRATAAVWGAWDPATDSLYLYAEYKRGLAEPEVHAAALKARGGWIGGVVDPAARGRAQADGARLMDIYQERGLELTPADNGVESGLYSVWSLLSTGRLKVFASLSGFFEEYRLYRRDEQGRVVKERDHLLDAARYLVMSGRDASRPLPARLLLEGEGAATSDYELFQ; this is encoded by the coding sequence TTGACCGCTAAACGCGACCTGCTGGCGGAGAAGGCCCGGCTGCTGGAGGAGCAGGCCCGGAGGGCGCGGGGGCGCAGGCTGTTCGGCTACTACCCGGACGAAGGCCCCCTGGCCCGCTCCGGCTACCCCCGCCACATGGAGTTCTTCCGGTTGGGCGCGGACCACCGCCAGCGGCTCATGCTGGCGGCCAACCGGGTGGGCAAGACCGAGGGCGTGGGCGGCTACGAGCTGGCCCTGCACCTGACCGGCCTCTACCCGGACTGGTGGGAGGGGCGGCGGTTCCACAGGCCCATCCGCGCCTGGGCCGCGGGCGACACCTCGGAGACCACCCGCGACATCCTGCAGCGGGTCATGCTGGGCGAGCCTGGCGAACCCGGCACCGGGCTGATCCCTTCGGACAGCCTGCGCCAGGTGGTCCGCCGGGGCGGCGGCGTGGCCGACGCCGTGGACCGGGTGCGGGTGGCCCACGTCTCGGGCGGAACCTCCACCCTGAAGTTCAAGTCCTTCGACCAGAAGCGGCGCTCCTTCCAGGGCACGGCCCAGGACGTGGTCTGGCTGGACGAGGAGCCGCCCATGGACGTCTACGCCGAGTGCCTCATGCGCACCATGACCACGGGCGGGCTGGTCATGCTCACCTTCACCCCGCTGCTGGGGCTGTCCGAGGTGGTGCTCTCCTTTCTGCCCGGCGGCGAGGCGCCCGCGCCCGGCCAGGGGGAGAACGGGACTGGCAAGGCCGTAGTGGCCGCCACCTGGGACGACGCCCCCCACCTTTCCCCCGAGGCGCGGGAGGAGCTGTGGGCCGCCTGCCCCCCGCACCAGCGGGAGGCGCGCTCGCGCGGCGTGCCCAGGCTGGGCGCGGGCGCGGTCTACCCCGTGGCCGAGGACGAGGTGAAGGTGGAGGACTTCCCCATCCCGCCGCACTGGCCGCGCGCCTTCGGCCTGGACGTGGGCTGGCGGGCCACGGCCGCTGTCTGGGGGGCCTGGGATCCGGCCACGGACTCCCTCTACCTCTACGCCGAGTACAAGCGCGGCCTGGCCGAGCCAGAGGTGCACGCCGCCGCGCTCAAGGCGCGGGGCGGCTGGATCGGCGGGGTGGTGGACCCTGCCGCCCGGGGCCGCGCCCAGGCGGACGGCGCGCGGCTGATGGACATCTACCAGGAGCGGGGTCTGGAGCTGACCCCGGCGGACAACGGTGTGGAGTCCGGCCTGTACTCGGTCTGGTCCCTCCTTTCCACGGGCAGGCTGAAGGTCTTCGCCTCCCTCTCCGGCTTCTTCGAGGAGTACCGGCTCTACCGCCGCGACGAACAGGGCCGCGTGGTCAAGGAGCGCGACCACCTTCTGGACGCGGCCCGCTACCTGGTCATGAGCGGCCGGGACGCCTCCCGGCCCCTGCCCGCCCGCCTTCTGCTGGAGGGCGAGGGGGCGGCAACCTCGGACTATGAGTTGTTCCAATGA
- the panC gene encoding pantoate--beta-alanine ligase — protein MRIITDVDEFRAWSESARCEGRRVGLVPTMGALHEGHLSLIGEAVRRADAVAVSVFVNPAQFAPGEDYETYPRDLERDAALAGEHGADVVFAPPPGAMYPEGESTRVTVEGVSEGLCARTRPHFFGGVALVVTKLLVLARPHVAVFGEKDRQQLAVIRRLGKDLLLDCEIAGHPTVREEDGLAMSSRNVYLTQAERAQAPGLYRGLLDLKRRLEEGERDAAELLAGLEDFYAREVPDGEIDYLELVDPETMRPVERVDGEAVAAVAVRLGRARLIDNIVVSW, from the coding sequence ATGCGTATCATTACCGACGTGGACGAGTTCCGGGCCTGGAGCGAATCGGCCCGGTGCGAGGGCAGGCGGGTCGGCCTGGTGCCGACCATGGGCGCGCTGCATGAGGGGCACCTGTCCCTGATAGGCGAGGCGGTCCGCCGGGCCGACGCCGTGGCCGTGAGCGTCTTCGTCAACCCGGCGCAGTTCGCCCCTGGAGAGGACTACGAGACCTACCCCCGCGACCTGGAGCGCGACGCCGCCCTGGCCGGAGAGCACGGCGCGGACGTCGTTTTCGCCCCGCCGCCCGGGGCCATGTACCCCGAGGGCGAGTCCACCCGGGTGACGGTGGAGGGGGTCTCCGAAGGGCTCTGCGCGCGCACCCGGCCCCATTTCTTCGGCGGGGTGGCCCTGGTGGTGACCAAGCTTTTGGTCCTGGCCCGGCCGCACGTGGCCGTGTTCGGGGAGAAGGACCGCCAGCAGCTGGCCGTCATCCGCCGCCTGGGCAAAGACCTGCTGCTTGACTGCGAGATCGCCGGGCACCCCACGGTGCGCGAGGAGGACGGCCTGGCCATGTCCTCGCGCAACGTCTACCTCACCCAGGCGGAGCGGGCCCAGGCCCCCGGGCTGTACCGGGGGCTGCTCGACCTCAAGCGCAGGCTGGAGGAGGGCGAGCGCGACGCCGCCGAACTGCTGGCCGGGCTGGAGGATTTCTACGCCCGCGAGGTGCCGGACGGGGAGATCGACTATCTGGAGCTTGTCGACCCGGAAACCATGCGGCCGGTGGAGAGGGTGGACGGCGAGGCCGTGGCCGCGGTGGCTGTCAGGCTGGGCCGGGCCAGGCTGA
- a CDS encoding FeoB-associated Cys-rich membrane protein: MWQTIIVIILVVLAALYFARRLRGQAKGQGCGCDDSCSGCPEASGCSEPRPGSRSPSPGGMGIADKPEGEIRADRKGGDA, translated from the coding sequence ATGTGGCAAACCATCATCGTCATCATCCTGGTCGTCCTGGCGGCCCTGTACTTCGCCCGCCGCCTGCGCGGCCAGGCCAAGGGACAGGGGTGCGGCTGCGACGACTCCTGCTCCGGCTGCCCCGAGGCCTCCGGATGCTCCGAACCCCGCCCCGGTTCACGCAGCCCGTCGCCCGGCGGCATGGGCATCGCGGACAAACCGGAAGGGGAAATCCGCGCGGACCGCAAAGGCGGTGACGCCTGA
- a CDS encoding Com family DNA-binding transcriptional regulator, translating into MNPVKDVTCGECGKAFATAASLCALRCPRCGSNRSLRAQPRLPEELRAARDATPGRTA; encoded by the coding sequence GTGAACCCTGTCAAGGACGTGACCTGCGGGGAGTGCGGCAAGGCCTTCGCCACGGCCGCCTCCCTGTGCGCCCTGCGCTGCCCCCGCTGCGGCTCCAACCGCTCCCTGCGAGCCCAGCCCAGGCTGCCGGAGGAGCTGCGCGCGGCCCGCGACGCCACCCCCGGGAGGACGGCGTGA